TTAATATGCTATTTCGAACCCCATGTGACAATTCATTAGTAGCAATATTTACATACCTTATGTAAACAAGTGTCCACAACCCAATTGCATACTTTTTCCAGGTCATCAGATACCTCAAGCCTAGATTTAACAAATTCACAGAGCTCCTCATTGCTCATAACATCCCAGATCCCATCACAAGCCAAGATGATAAATTCATCCTCTTCTGCTCTTAAAATTTCATAAACCTCAGGCTCTGGAGAAACAAGTTGTTCCGTAGGGCCCTTGCCATCCACACATTTGTAATCATAGTCCCCCAAAGCTCGAGAAACTGCTAATGAACCATTTACACGCTGTATCATTACACTGCCTCCTGCATTTTGGATTCGCTCCTTCTCCCTTGGATTGCAAGGTTTGTGATCCTGGGTTGAAAAGCAGACTTGTCCATTCCTATAAAGGACAGCACGTGAATCTCCACAGTTGATAAAGTAGATATGCTCAGGTGAAATCATAACTCCCACTGCAGTTGAACCACTCCTGTCCATCCCATTTCTGAGATCTGAAAAGTTACGCATGTATTCATCAATTTTCAAGAAGCCAGTTCTGATTCCGCTCTTAACATTTTCCACTGAAGGTTCGAGTGCAGATCCAGGTTTTTCTGCCGCCCTAAAATCTTCATTATTAGTTATATGTTCTAATAAGTGTGTTGAGCAATAATTTGCCACTCGAGATCCAGCATGACCATCATAAACAGCAAAAAATGACCAGTTTTCCAAGCCATGAGGAATTCCTACAACCGCTGTGTGAGCATCTTCCATCTCTACTCTCCATCCTTGCATGCTGCTTAGGCCATAACACAAACCATTCCCAGCACCGTGAGCATTGTGTTTCTCAGTTTTGGGTTTGTCCAAAAATGCACCCATGTTTAGTACTgaatctggaaggaaaaaaaggataggtgtttcaatttaaaaagaaaaaaatatatatatatctatatacatatataaaattaattcaaattgTTAAAAGTTCAATCATAATAACATTCTGCCTCATTTAAAGATGCTAATACTATCCAGGCTTATTACACAATAATAGCTAtgactcaaaaatattttttaatgaaataaacatttactaaattgtaccagcatatgtgtatatatacatacatacatatacatacacacacgcgcgcgcacacacacacacacacccacggAAGAGATCCTTGAAATCTCAGATTTTGCAGTATTATTTTGAACCACTAATATGGAGTTAGGGAGAGAAAGGGTATCAAATAAAAATCTGAGTAAAGACCAAATTTATTCTAAGTCACTAACTCTAATCATTTTTCCAAAACTGAttagaagctttttaaaaaaacaaattattctcataaaataACAAAAGACATGTGCTTGTTTAATAATATAAACCAAAAAATATGGCATCAAGATTTTGTTTCTGAGAGAGTAAATTTCAGAGATGAAGCTAAGTATAAGGGAGAGCTACAGGAAGAATGCCACTCCAGAAAGTGAGAATATGTAGAGTTTGTAGTTTATGTTCTGTGTTTTATGTATCCTAACTAATAACATATTGATCAATATCCATTCAAAATCAGAAGCCAAAATTCACTAAAATGAATCattgaaggggagaaaaaaattcaatcgAAATCCCAATAAACACTATCTAAATACTGAAGTTACAGAAAGCTTAAATTATCCAAAATTTCTCTCAAACATGGATACACGTTCTCAAGAATGGTTATATAATCTTCTTGCTCAGCCACTTTCAATCAGAGTATCGTCATGTAATGGTTTTAACAGGGTTAGAATACCCATGGCTCTTTCATTGGTATGGAAAGACCATTTAGAAATCTTAAACAGTTCTTAGAATGGATCATAGAGTTACTATACTAAAAAACACTAATTACCTTATATAGGTATTTAATGGAATTAAATCATCATTGGAAAAATGGTCAAAGAGGAGgtatagataatttttaaatggatgCATAAATTATAAGGATAACGATAAGATCTGGGATCTGGGATTTCTTAGATGAAAAAATtcactctaccaatgcaagttggtatcatctctgaaatttataatGTTAGAATGCTGCCTAGCGCactgagaagtaaagtgacttgctcatgatgAGACAGCCAGTATGAGAGGTGAAAGTTtacatcttcctggctctgaagccaatgcaatacatatatataattatattattatattatacatatatatagacacacacacatatacacatataaccatattgcttttcacttatttttaaaaattactttttaaatattcaaatcTACTAATaaccagagaaatgaaaattagaacAATTTAAAGGTGCTACTTCATAGTCAtcaaaattggcaaaaaaaaaaaaggtacaagtCTTAACTCAATTCAATCAGGTTGCAGAAAAATAGGCTGAAAAATTTCACTGTTAGAATCTTTAGAAGGGCAATCTTGCAATACATAattaaaagtcacaaaaataaTCATGAATATAATTCTAAAGGCCCTAAAGCTTTAGAGACTTTAAGCAAAAATCTGGTTTCTGAAAAAAGATAGGTAAATTTTGGGGGTGACTTTCGGTCCAGATCTATTACACCTGTATAAtgaactcccagtgaagaaataCTCTTCCCATGCAGATTAGCAACTGCTCTAAAACCTATGGttttaagccacttgcccagtgACACATAGTTgagatatgatttttaaaataactttacacTGGTGAAATTTTACTACAGAAAATTTTAAGGGCTATCCAAAAGCTAAAACTGAAGTTTTATTTCAcagcaaatgaatgaaataagaatCAAACACATGAAACATTAAGTGTGTAACGGAAACATTAATCCTAACCATTTGCAAATAATTAAAAGATTTCAAAGCAGAACATAGAGGAAAAGTAAAAAATTTCTACttattctatttttctctatTGATTCAGTTCTTTGGAAGTATAAAAACACTACTGACAGTAGCACTCTGAGAACAAGTCAGCACCATTTAACAGAAAATTCAGAAGTTATGTTACTTGTACAAGGCAGACTGTGGGCATCTGGACAGAGAAGAAATGATTCCTGTATCAGCAagtgttcattaaaaaaattaattacaccAGATGAACCTAATTTCCTTTTCAGATGAGGCTATAATACAGGTACATTGTATAGGCATGGTTCAAATGTGCACTGTATCTCTAGACCACCTACAACAAAAGTATCAGACATGTGgtccacaacactcctgagtgcagaccaaatcagattaaaatgtaaatgggaaatatttaacaaaataattaaatatgcaATAAAACATTAATTTCAAAATTAAGTCCACAAGGATAATTGGttaatggcccccatttctatttcagcTTGACACCACTGACTtccatcaatgagatcacagactcAGTGACACATTAAAGGAATAGCAGATCATGTGAATGCCTTAgatatcatcatcactatcatcattactattatcatcatAATGCTTGATTTCACCAAGTCATCCTAATAAAGTCT
This region of Trichosurus vulpecula isolate mTriVul1 chromosome 3, mTriVul1.pri, whole genome shotgun sequence genomic DNA includes:
- the PPM1B gene encoding protein phosphatase 1B isoform X2, with the protein product MGAFLDKPKTEKHNAHGAGNGLCYGLSSMQGWRVEMEDAHTAVVGIPHGLENWSFFAVYDGHAGSRVANYCSTHLLEHITNNEDFRAAEKPGSALEPSVENVKSGIRTGFLKIDEYMRNFSDLRNGMDRSGSTAVGVMISPEHIYFINCGDSRAVLYRNGQVCFSTQDHKPCNPREKERIQNAGGSVMIQRVNGSLAVSRALGDYDYKCVDGKGPTEQLVSPEPEVYEILRAEEDEFIILACDGIWDVMSNEELCEFVKSRLEVSDDLEKVCNWVVDTCLHKGSRDNMSIVLVCFSNAPKVSDEAVKKDSDLDKHLESRVEEIMEKSGEEGMPDLAHVMRILSAENIPNLPPGGGLAGKRNIIEAVYNRLNPHRENDGGAGDLEDPCFTCNTRLGSPTVSKL
- the PPM1B gene encoding protein phosphatase 1B isoform X1, which encodes MGAFLDKPKTEKHNAHGAGNGLCYGLSSMQGWRVEMEDAHTAVVGIPHGLENWSFFAVYDGHAGSRVANYCSTHLLEHITNNEDFRAAEKPGSALEPSVENVKSGIRTGFLKIDEYMRNFSDLRNGMDRSGSTAVGVMISPEHIYFINCGDSRAVLYRNGQVCFSTQDHKPCNPREKERIQNAGGSVMIQRVNGSLAVSRALGDYDYKCVDGKGPTEQLVSPEPEVYEILRAEEDEFIILACDGIWDVMSNEELCEFVKSRLEVSDDLEKVCNWVVDTCLHKGSRDNMSIVLVCFSNAPKVSDEAVKKDSDLDKHLESRVEEIMEKSGEEGMPDLAHVMRILSAENIPNLPPGGGLAGKRNIIEAVYNRLNPHRENDGASDDAEESGSQGKLVEALRQMRINHRGNYRQLLEEMLTSYRLAKVQGEESPAESAAGATSSNSDAGDPVTVLEPHTETKSDLAELEHSNEDTGTKMSDSRI